The Moorella glycerini genomic interval ATGAACACAAGACTTTCAGCCTGGCTCAAAATTTTCAACCGTGAAGGATGGGGGGCCATTCTAACTCCTATCCTGGGTATCATCTTCGGCTTTGCCGTTGCCGCCCTGGTCATATTCCAGCAGGGCAAAGATCCCCTGGCCGCCTATAAAGAACTATTCCTGGGATCTTTCGGTGATCTGGATAGCTTTACCTTTACCCTGCTGCGCTTCATTCCCCTGGCCTTTACCGGCCTGGCAGTAACCCTGGCTTATCGCGGTGGCGTCTTTAATATTGGTGCTGAAGGCCAGCTTTACGTTGCCGCCCTGGCCTCCACCTGGGTGGGGGTAAGTATGCCGGGTTTGCCGGTATTTATCCACCTGCCCCTGGCTTTATTCGCCGGCATGGTGGCGGGCGCCTTATTCGCTTTTATTCCCGGATACCTGAAAGCAACCCGTAATTTTAACGAAATCTTGATTACAATTTTAATGAATTATATCGGCATTAACCTGGTAGGCCTGGCAGTAAATAACTTCCTGATGGAACCCAATCAAACGGCCCCGCAGAGCTCTTTAATAGCCAGGAGCGCCTGGCTGCCGTTCATCCTGCCCGGCACCTTTCTGCATGCCGGTTTAATCCTGGTCTTTATATTTGCTTTACTGATTTATTATATCCTCTGGCATACTACCTGGGGCTACGAAATCAGGAGCGTTGGTACAAACCGGGAGGCAGCTCGTTATGGCGGGGTAGAGGTAAAGCAGGTTATCATCCTGGTCATGACAGCCAGCGGGGCCCTGGCTTCCTTTGCCGGTAGTTCGGAAATCTTAGGCGTCCAGCACCGTTTGCTGGAGAATTTTATGGTGGGTTATGGCTATGACGCTATTGCTGTGGCCCTCCTCGGGGGTCTGCATCCCTTTGGCACCCTCCTGGCGGCCCTCTTTTTCGGAGCTTTACGTAATGGGGCCAATTCCATGCAAATATCCGCAGGTGTTCCGGTAGCCATTGTTTATATAATCCAGGCCCTGGCGGTGTTGAGTATTATTGGTGCCACAGCAGCCCGTAAGGTATATTTTCAGGTGTGGTTTGGGGGGAAAATAAATGGCAGCCATTCTGGCCGCAGTTAGTTCTCTTGATTTTCTCATAGCCAGCCTGCGAATGACAACACCCCTTTTGCTGGCAGCCATGGGCGATATCTATGCCGAGCGTACGGGAGTTTTAAATATCGGCCTGGAAAGTATGATGCTTTTTGGAGCCTTTGGTTCCTTCATTTTAGCCTATTACTCCGGCAATCCCTATACCGGCCTGCTGGCCGCGATTGTCCTGGGGCTGATCATGGGGATCCTCCATGCCTTTTTCACTGTGACCCTGCGCTGCGATCAGGTAATTACCGCCGTGGGGGAAAATATCCTGGCTCTGGGAATCACCAGCACCCTGTACAGGACTATCATTGGGGTGGTTACCCAACAGCCTGAGTCCCCCGGCTTGCCCCAGATCCCTATTCCTTTCCTGCATAAGATCCCAATACTGGGTTCCTTGCTCTTTGATAATAATATACTTACCTACGCCGCCCTCCTGATGGTACCCGTAACCTATATTATCTTATTTCATACTACCTGGGGACTAAAGATTCGGGCTGTAGGGGAGCATCCGCGAGCGGCTGATACCCTGGGAATTAATGTTTACCTTGTTCGTTACCTTTGTATTATAATCAGCGGCATTTTGGCTTCTCTAGGGGGAGCCAGCCTGACGGTAGGCGGGCTGCGCTACTTTTTGGATAATATGACTGCCGGCCGTGGCTTCATCGCCTTCGCTGCCGTAATTTTCGGCCGTTACAACCCTATAGGCGCCTTTTTTGCCACCCTCCTTTTCGGGGTTACCGATGCCTTCCAGTTGCGGATGCAGGCCATAGGCATCCCCGTACCGCACCACATATTTCTCATGTTACCTTATGTCGTAACCCTGGCGGCCCTGGTTTTCCTGGCGGGACCGGCCTTTGTTCCCCGTTCCCAGGGAATACCATACATCCGGGACGAACGCTAAAATTTTGCCGAGGAGGAAAAATGATGGACAAAACCCGTCGCTTGCAACACATATTTAAACCTGATGGTCGGACATTTATCGTAGCCATGGATCACGGCACCAACGCCGGCGCGCCGCCGGGATTGGAGCATCCCGCTGAAACGATCGCCAGAATTACTGCCGGCGGTGCTGACGCCGTCATCGTCAATTACGGCGTCGCCCGGCAGTTTGCCCGGGAACTGGCTGGCTTAAGCCTCATCCTGCGCCTGGACCTGGCCCCGACTATCCTGGGACAGGGGCACACCAGCCAGCTGATTTATGGGGTAGAAGAGGCCCTCCGCCTGGGGGCCGATGCTGTCATTGTCAATGCCGGTCCCGGAAAAGGGGTAGAGGAAACCACCCTGCCGCAGTTAGCCACCATAGCCCGCCAGTGCGATATATGGGGCCTGCCCCTGATCGGGGAGATCTCCCCCGGAGGTTTCGATAGCGACCCCGGCATACGTACCCTGGCCAACATCCAGTTGGGCGCCCGGATTGCCAGCGAACTGGGAGTGGATATCATTAAGACCATCTACCAGCCAGGCTTCCAGGCTGTGACAGGAACCTGTTTTGTACCAGTGGTAGTCCTGGGAGGAGCTAAAACCGATGATGAGCAATCTTTCCTGGTTGCGATAAAGGATGCCCTGGAGGCAGGGGCCGCCGGCGTAGCCATTGGCCGTAATGTCTGGGGGCATCCCCGGCCGGAAAAAATGGCTGCAGCCCTGGCCGCCCTGATTCACGAAAATGCCAGTGTGGCAGACGCCCTGGCGATTATTCACTGCTAATGGGAGAGGATAAAAATGTTAAGGGCAGTAATGGTAGGCCCCGGGGCCATTGAACTACAAGAAGTACCCTTAAGGGAGCCAGGTCCCCATGAAGTGCTGGTCAAAGTCAAGGCCTGCGGCATCTGTACCTGGGAACAGCGTTTTTATCAAGGTGTTGAAGGCGCATACCCTTTCCTGGGCGGCCATGAAATCGCTGGCGAAGTGGTAGCCACAGGTGACCAGGTAGCAGAAAAGCTACCGCCCGGTCAAAAGGTGGCCGTGGCCAGCCTGACCCGCTGCGGTGAGTGTTATTTCTGCCGCCGGGGGCTGGACCACCTGTGCGCCAATGCCGGGGAAAAATCAATCCCCGGCGAA includes:
- a CDS encoding class I fructose-bisphosphate aldolase, coding for MDKTRRLQHIFKPDGRTFIVAMDHGTNAGAPPGLEHPAETIARITAGGADAVIVNYGVARQFARELAGLSLILRLDLAPTILGQGHTSQLIYGVEEALRLGADAVIVNAGPGKGVEETTLPQLATIARQCDIWGLPLIGEISPGGFDSDPGIRTLANIQLGARIASELGVDIIKTIYQPGFQAVTGTCFVPVVVLGGAKTDDEQSFLVAIKDALEAGAAGVAIGRNVWGHPRPEKMAAALAALIHENASVADALAIIHC
- a CDS encoding ABC transporter permease — protein: MNTRLSAWLKIFNREGWGAILTPILGIIFGFAVAALVIFQQGKDPLAAYKELFLGSFGDLDSFTFTLLRFIPLAFTGLAVTLAYRGGVFNIGAEGQLYVAALASTWVGVSMPGLPVFIHLPLALFAGMVAGALFAFIPGYLKATRNFNEILITILMNYIGINLVGLAVNNFLMEPNQTAPQSSLIARSAWLPFILPGTFLHAGLILVFIFALLIYYILWHTTWGYEIRSVGTNREAARYGGVEVKQVIILVMTASGALASFAGSSEILGVQHRLLENFMVGYGYDAIAVALLGGLHPFGTLLAALFFGALRNGANSMQISAGVPVAIVYIIQALAVLSIIGATAARKVYFQVWFGGKINGSHSGRS
- a CDS encoding ABC transporter permease yields the protein MAAILAAVSSLDFLIASLRMTTPLLLAAMGDIYAERTGVLNIGLESMMLFGAFGSFILAYYSGNPYTGLLAAIVLGLIMGILHAFFTVTLRCDQVITAVGENILALGITSTLYRTIIGVVTQQPESPGLPQIPIPFLHKIPILGSLLFDNNILTYAALLMVPVTYIILFHTTWGLKIRAVGEHPRAADTLGINVYLVRYLCIIISGILASLGGASLTVGGLRYFLDNMTAGRGFIAFAAVIFGRYNPIGAFFATLLFGVTDAFQLRMQAIGIPVPHHIFLMLPYVVTLAALVFLAGPAFVPRSQGIPYIRDER